Proteins from one Anaerosoma tenue genomic window:
- the rplL gene encoding 50S ribosomal protein L7/L12: MADLKREDILEWVKAAPALELAELVKEMEEVFGVSAAAPVAAAAPAAGEVAAVEEKDSFDVVIASAGGTKIQVIKVVRELDSSLGLKEAKDLVDSAPKAVLTGVNKEKADEAKAKLEEAGATVEVK; encoded by the coding sequence ATGGCTGATCTCAAGCGTGAAGACATCCTCGAGTGGGTCAAGGCCGCTCCGGCCCTCGAGCTCGCCGAGCTCGTCAAGGAGATGGAAGAGGTCTTCGGTGTCTCGGCTGCCGCGCCTGTGGCCGCCGCCGCTCCTGCCGCCGGCGAAGTCGCCGCCGTGGAGGAGAAGGACAGCTTCGACGTGGTCATCGCCTCGGCTGGAGGCACGAAGATCCAGGTCATCAAGGTCGTGCGTGAGCTCGACTCGAGCCTCGGTCTCAAGGAGGCCAAGGACCTCGTGGACTCAGCCCCGAAGGCGGTCCTCACGGGCGTGAACAAGGAGAAGGCCGACGAGGCCAAGGCCAAGCTCGAGGAAGCCGGCGCCACCGTCGAGGTCAAGTAG
- the rplJ gene encoding 50S ribosomal protein L10, with the protein MPTNEKQQQVAEIKERLTGSSGLIMADYRGLTVKEMRQLRTSVRDMGAVITVYKNSLAQIAIRELDMPNMDEYLEGPTAFVFTPEDPVATAKGLLAFAKEHKVFSFKGGYIDGQLVDAEAVKAIASLPSREELIAKLMGTMLNPLRNFMAMANAPAGAFARAVQAVADQKAAA; encoded by the coding sequence ATGCCAACGAACGAGAAGCAGCAGCAGGTAGCCGAGATCAAGGAGCGGCTGACCGGCTCCAGCGGCCTGATCATGGCCGACTACCGTGGTCTTACGGTGAAGGAGATGCGGCAGCTGCGCACGTCTGTTCGCGACATGGGCGCCGTGATCACGGTGTACAAGAACTCGCTCGCTCAGATCGCCATCCGCGAGCTGGATATGCCGAACATGGACGAGTACCTGGAGGGGCCGACGGCGTTCGTCTTCACTCCTGAGGATCCGGTCGCGACAGCGAAGGGCCTTCTGGCCTTCGCGAAGGAGCACAAGGTCTTCTCCTTCAAGGGTGGCTACATCGACGGGCAGTTGGTCGATGCGGAAGCCGTCAAGGCGATCGCATCGCTGCCGTCCCGCGAGGAACTCATCGCGAAGCTCATGGGTACCATGCTCAACCCGCTTCGGAACTTCATGGCCATGGCGAACGCCCCCGCGGGCGCATTCGCTCGCGCCGTCCAGGCCGTGGCGGATCAGAAGGCTGCCGCATAG
- the rplA gene encoding 50S ribosomal protein L1: MKRGKKFAAAQAAVDRERLYAPLEAIRLAKEVASAAFDETVEVHFRLGIDTRQADQQVRGSISLPQGTGKTVRVAVFAQGEKAKEAEEAGADVVGADDLVERISGGFLDFDATVATPDMMSKVGRLGKILGTRGLMPNPKLGTVTMDVGRVVKELKAGRVEYRADKYGIAHVGIGKKSFSVEALVENYGALLDEILRVKPASSKGRYIKSITVSTTMGPGIKVDPLKTRNLLEEA; the protein is encoded by the coding sequence ATGAAGCGAGGTAAGAAGTTCGCGGCCGCGCAGGCTGCGGTGGACCGGGAGCGGCTCTACGCGCCGCTCGAGGCGATCAGGCTCGCCAAGGAGGTCGCCTCAGCCGCGTTCGATGAAACGGTGGAGGTCCACTTCCGTCTCGGCATCGACACCCGCCAGGCCGACCAGCAGGTTCGCGGGAGCATCTCGCTGCCGCAGGGCACCGGCAAGACCGTCCGTGTCGCCGTGTTCGCCCAGGGCGAGAAGGCGAAGGAGGCCGAGGAGGCGGGCGCCGATGTCGTTGGTGCCGATGACCTCGTGGAGCGCATCTCCGGCGGATTCCTCGACTTCGACGCCACGGTGGCGACGCCGGACATGATGTCCAAGGTCGGTCGTCTCGGCAAGATCCTCGGCACCCGCGGCCTCATGCCGAACCCCAAGCTTGGCACGGTCACCATGGATGTCGGCCGGGTCGTGAAGGAGCTGAAGGCGGGCCGCGTGGAGTATCGAGCCGACAAGTACGGTATCGCGCACGTGGGTATCGGAAAGAAGTCCTTCAGTGTCGAGGCGCTCGTGGAGAACTACGGGGCGCTGCTCGACGAGATCCTGCGTGTGAAGCCCGCCTCATCCAAGGGTCGCTACATCAAGTCGATCACCGTCTCGACGACGATGGGCCCCGGGATCAAGGTGGATCCGTTGAAGACGCGCAACCTGCTCGAAGAGGCCTGA
- the rplK gene encoding 50S ribosomal protein L11, whose protein sequence is MAKKVVGFIKLQIPAGQANPAPPVGPALGQHQVNIMQFCQAFNADTQDKMGTIIPVEITVYEDRSFTYILKTPPAAVLLKQAAGIESGSATPNRTKVATVTQAQLREIAETKMPDLNANDVEGAMKIIAGTARSMGITVEG, encoded by the coding sequence ATGGCGAAGAAAGTCGTCGGATTCATCAAACTGCAGATCCCGGCAGGACAGGCCAACCCGGCCCCGCCTGTCGGCCCGGCCCTCGGCCAGCACCAGGTGAACATCATGCAGTTCTGCCAGGCGTTCAACGCCGACACGCAGGACAAGATGGGCACCATCATCCCGGTCGAGATTACCGTGTACGAGGACCGCTCGTTCACCTACATCCTCAAGACTCCTCCCGCGGCCGTCCTGCTCAAGCAGGCCGCCGGGATCGAGTCCGGCTCGGCAACGCCCAACCGCACGAAGGTGGCTACAGTCACCCAGGCCCAGCTTCGTGAGATCGCCGAGACCAAGATGCCCGACCTGAACGCCAACGACGTCGAGGGTGCCATGAAGATCATCGCGGGTACCGCCCGTTCGATGGGTATCACGGTAGAGGGTTAG
- the nusG gene encoding transcription termination/antitermination protein NusG has product MAKKWYVIHTYSGYENKVATNLRHRIDSMGVQDKIFDVLIPKETVTDLKAGGRKVTSEKKVFPGYILVQMELDDDSWYVVRNTPGVTGFVGAQAKPVPLSRAEVERIKGRVSASAKPRTMTDFIDGMPVKVTSGPLEDFDGVIAEVNADQGKLKVLVSIFGRETPVELSFDQVAKL; this is encoded by the coding sequence ATGGCCAAGAAGTGGTACGTCATACACACATACTCGGGCTACGAGAACAAGGTGGCCACCAACCTCCGTCACCGGATCGACTCCATGGGCGTACAGGACAAGATCTTCGACGTCCTCATCCCCAAGGAGACCGTGACCGACCTCAAGGCCGGCGGCCGCAAGGTCACGAGCGAGAAGAAGGTCTTCCCGGGCTATATCCTGGTGCAGATGGAGCTCGACGACGACTCCTGGTACGTCGTCCGCAACACGCCGGGTGTCACCGGGTTCGTGGGCGCCCAGGCCAAGCCGGTGCCGCTGTCCCGCGCCGAGGTCGAGCGGATCAAGGGCAGGGTGTCTGCGTCGGCTAAGCCTCGCACGATGACCGACTTCATCGACGGCATGCCTGTGAAGGTCACGTCCGGTCCTCTCGAGGACTTCGATGGCGTGATCGCCGAGGTCAACGCCGATCAGGGCAAGCTGAAGGTGTTGGTCTCCATCTTCGGCCGCGAGACGCCGGTCGAGCTCAGTTTCGACCAGGTGGCCAAGTTGTAA
- the secE gene encoding preprotein translocase subunit SecE — protein sequence MGQGKKSAAKPGVFKRIGQYFKDVKGELKRVVWPSRQEVLSSSVIVVVTLIFFVLFTLVIDNISSFVFIDVLAGMGR from the coding sequence ATGGGCCAGGGCAAGAAGAGCGCCGCGAAGCCGGGTGTGTTCAAGCGCATCGGCCAGTACTTCAAGGACGTCAAGGGTGAACTCAAGCGCGTGGTCTGGCCGTCGCGTCAGGAAGTGCTGAGTTCCAGCGTGATCGTGGTCGTGACACTCATATTCTTCGTGCTCTTCACGCTCGTCATCGACAACATCTCGTCGTTCGTCTTCATAGACGTGCTCGCCGGGATGGGCAGGTAG
- the rpmG gene encoding 50S ribosomal protein L33: MRTLVTLACTECKRRNYTTNKNKQNNPERIEYKKYCKWCQTHTLHKETR; this comes from the coding sequence ATGAGAACGCTCGTCACGCTGGCGTGCACAGAGTGCAAGCGGCGAAACTATACGACGAACAAGAACAAGCAGAACAACCCGGAGCGCATCGAGTACAAGAAGTACTGCAAGTGGTGCCAGACCCACACGCTCCACAAGGAGACCCGCTAG